Proteins encoded together in one Corallococcus soli window:
- a CDS encoding phospholipase D-like domain-containing protein: MGARSVRAERLARSPGPVPEHGPVWNPGVSRRLLARYYLPQRHTTLQGNACRLLRDGVEAYPEMLEAIRRARRSIRLETYMFVTDAVGELFGQALAEAAERGVHVKVLYDAVGSWTSRRSFFEGLRQRGVDVRAFKPFSLSRGLRHLFRRDHRKILVVDGTVAFTGGVNIAAHWAPEGQGVAWRDDVLKIEGPAVHELERRFLATWRMMFQDRLSRLRRRIQGVPVPQAGPRRGDVGLAVLSSRRSIHRAYLHAIQRSRQSVLIAAGYFVPDRRLVAALKDAARRGVEVSLLLNGGKSDHPFLEHATRAFYETLMGAGIRIFEWQRGVLHAKTAVVDGIWGTIGSFNLERLSLAFNHEVNAVFADPRLGRELEDSFRTDCGDCREVDLTVFRRRPLWQKAVERVLYFFRKVL, translated from the coding sequence ATGGGGGCCCGGTCGGTGAGGGCCGAGCGCCTGGCGCGCAGCCCGGGGCCGGTGCCGGAGCACGGGCCGGTGTGGAACCCCGGCGTGTCCCGGCGGCTGCTCGCCCGCTACTACCTGCCCCAGCGCCACACCACGCTCCAGGGCAACGCGTGCCGCCTGCTGCGCGACGGCGTGGAGGCCTACCCGGAGATGCTGGAGGCCATCCGCCGGGCGCGCCGCTCCATCCGCCTGGAGACGTACATGTTCGTCACCGACGCGGTGGGCGAGCTGTTCGGTCAGGCCCTGGCGGAGGCCGCCGAGCGCGGCGTGCACGTGAAGGTCCTCTACGACGCGGTGGGGTCGTGGACCAGCCGCCGGAGCTTCTTCGAGGGCCTGCGCCAGCGCGGCGTGGACGTGCGGGCCTTCAAGCCCTTCAGCCTGTCGCGCGGGCTGCGCCACCTGTTCCGCCGCGACCACCGGAAGATCCTCGTGGTGGACGGCACGGTGGCCTTCACGGGCGGGGTGAACATCGCCGCGCACTGGGCGCCGGAGGGGCAGGGCGTCGCGTGGCGCGACGACGTGCTCAAGATTGAAGGCCCCGCGGTGCACGAGCTGGAGCGCCGCTTCCTCGCCACCTGGCGGATGATGTTCCAGGACCGGCTGAGCCGGCTGCGCCGCCGCATCCAGGGCGTGCCCGTGCCGCAGGCCGGGCCCCGCCGGGGCGACGTGGGGCTGGCCGTGCTGTCCAGCCGGCGCAGCATCCACCGCGCCTACCTGCACGCCATCCAGCGCTCGCGCCAGAGCGTGCTCATCGCCGCGGGCTACTTCGTGCCGGACCGCCGGCTGGTCGCCGCGCTCAAGGACGCGGCGAGGCGGGGCGTGGAGGTCAGCCTGCTGCTCAACGGCGGCAAGAGCGACCACCCCTTCCTGGAGCACGCGACGCGCGCCTTCTACGAGACGCTGATGGGCGCCGGCATCCGCATCTTCGAATGGCAGCGCGGCGTGCTGCACGCCAAGACGGCCGTGGTGGACGGCATCTGGGGCACCATCGGCTCGTTCAACCTGGAGCGGCTCTCCCTGGCGTTCAACCACGAGGTCAACGCCGTGTTCGCGGACCCGCGCCTGGGCCGCGAGCTGGAGGATTCCTTCCGCACCGACTGCGGCGACTGTCGCGAGGTGGACCTGACCGTCTTCCGCCGCCGGCCCCTCTGGCAGAAGGCCGTGGAGCGGGTGCTGTACTTCTTCCGCAAGGTGCTCTGA
- a CDS encoding NAD(P)H-dependent glycerol-3-phosphate dehydrogenase has protein sequence MRGSVIGAGSFGTALANVLAVNCEEVRLWGREPGAVEAINTRHENVTYLKGIPLSERVRATTDLEEALAGSEMVVLATPSHATREVLARAKTFLPKGVPLVTVSKGIENETLLTMTELLEDCLPEEFHPYVAVLSGPSFAKELARRMPTVVTIASHWDKVAQRCQKALQTDTFRSYTSTDVVGVQYGGALKNVIAIAAGMADGLGMGHNARAAIITRGLAEITRLAVRKGANPLTLSGLSGMGDLVLTCTGELSRNRHVGMELGKGRKLPDILADMKEVAEGVKTAKSARDLSLKTGVELPICQQVYEIAYEGKNAKTAVVDLMTRQPKSELSGG, from the coding sequence ATGCGCGGCAGTGTCATCGGTGCAGGCTCGTTCGGTACGGCGCTCGCGAACGTGCTCGCCGTGAATTGCGAGGAGGTCCGCCTGTGGGGCCGCGAGCCCGGCGCGGTGGAAGCCATCAACACCCGCCACGAGAACGTCACCTACCTCAAGGGCATCCCCCTGTCCGAGCGCGTGCGCGCCACCACGGACCTGGAGGAGGCGCTGGCGGGCTCGGAGATGGTGGTGCTCGCCACGCCCAGCCACGCCACGCGGGAGGTGCTCGCGCGCGCGAAGACGTTCCTGCCCAAGGGCGTGCCCCTGGTGACGGTGTCCAAGGGCATCGAGAACGAAACGCTCCTCACCATGACGGAGCTGTTGGAGGACTGTCTGCCGGAGGAGTTCCACCCGTACGTCGCGGTGCTCTCCGGCCCCAGCTTCGCCAAGGAGCTGGCGCGGCGCATGCCCACGGTGGTGACCATCGCGTCGCACTGGGACAAGGTGGCCCAGCGCTGTCAGAAGGCGCTTCAGACGGACACCTTCCGCTCGTACACCTCCACGGACGTGGTGGGCGTGCAGTACGGCGGCGCGCTCAAGAACGTCATCGCCATCGCCGCGGGCATGGCGGACGGCCTGGGCATGGGCCACAACGCGCGCGCGGCCATCATCACGCGCGGCCTGGCGGAGATCACCCGGCTCGCCGTGCGCAAGGGCGCCAACCCGCTCACGCTCTCCGGCCTGTCCGGCATGGGGGACCTGGTGCTCACGTGTACGGGCGAGCTCAGCCGCAACCGCCACGTGGGCATGGAACTGGGCAAGGGCCGCAAGCTGCCGGACATCCTCGCGGACATGAAGGAGGTCGCCGAGGGCGTGAAGACGGCGAAGAGCGCGCGCGACCTGTCGCTCAAGACGGGCGTGGAGCTGCCCATCTGCCAGCAGGTCTACGAGATTGCCTACGAGGGCAAGAACGCGAAGACCGCGGTGGTGGACCTGATGACGCGCCAGCCGAAGTCGGAGCTGTCCGGCGGCTAG
- a CDS encoding FHA domain-containing protein — MAFQLTISEGKDAGKEFVFDQDSVLIGRTSECDVVLYDPGVSRRHCRIVKMGEGYGVEDQKSANGTLINGAAVQKHELVDGDAITLGPVTFLFAIAQDEAQTGEDDAPQEDGANSTRIVSMDSLRKQRNKKAAAALAPEGADEEELQGIRAESTRMNMRAIRRPTTNPQRAALPPPDEDAPQALAPRPSGASSPARRTGAQSSRSVARASSPRAGTGGGLSAAERARIRRETPGIAANLRLFWAEANAKVRGVVMAGGAVVVLGLFGLLYWLVLGGGEEVQRGEEPVRLSNQPINDSFGLGPGVTWNRPDMKVFEWEFVAATRAVVILHYQAQGISKDEIVVSVNGVDVGKVPPDTLASQERSLELMIPPQHLRKGEPNRIIFDNTRNPPGEDPWRVWNVWVERALLPEQLSTVQLVQMASESYKKGRKKFETPDIGAGNRYEAWKSFREAWLMLEAHPDPKPDLYFEAQERMKAAQQELDRTCSKLLLEVEGYYNQSQYKQAAATLNHMREYFPEYDQPCATRAENKRTEYGL; from the coding sequence ATGGCTTTCCAACTGACGATCTCCGAGGGAAAAGACGCTGGCAAGGAGTTCGTCTTCGACCAGGACTCCGTGCTCATCGGTCGCACCTCCGAGTGTGACGTGGTGCTGTACGACCCCGGTGTGTCCCGCCGCCACTGCCGCATCGTGAAGATGGGCGAGGGCTACGGGGTGGAGGACCAGAAGAGCGCCAACGGCACGCTCATCAACGGCGCGGCGGTGCAGAAGCACGAGCTCGTCGACGGGGATGCCATCACGCTGGGGCCGGTGACGTTCCTGTTCGCCATCGCGCAGGACGAGGCGCAAACGGGCGAGGACGACGCGCCCCAGGAAGACGGCGCCAACAGCACCCGCATCGTGTCCATGGACTCGCTGCGCAAGCAGCGCAACAAGAAGGCCGCCGCGGCGCTGGCTCCGGAAGGCGCCGACGAGGAGGAGCTCCAGGGCATCCGCGCGGAGTCCACCCGCATGAACATGCGGGCGATCCGCCGGCCCACCACGAACCCCCAGCGCGCCGCCCTGCCGCCCCCCGACGAGGACGCGCCCCAGGCGCTGGCGCCGCGTCCGTCCGGGGCGTCCTCCCCCGCGCGCCGCACGGGCGCCCAGTCCTCCCGGTCGGTGGCCCGCGCGTCGTCTCCGCGCGCCGGCACCGGGGGCGGCCTGTCCGCCGCGGAGCGCGCCCGCATCCGCCGTGAGACGCCGGGCATCGCGGCCAACCTGCGCCTGTTCTGGGCGGAGGCCAACGCCAAGGTCCGCGGGGTCGTCATGGCCGGCGGCGCCGTGGTGGTGCTGGGCCTCTTCGGCCTGCTGTACTGGCTGGTGCTGGGCGGCGGTGAAGAGGTGCAGCGCGGCGAGGAGCCGGTACGCCTGAGCAACCAGCCCATCAACGATTCGTTCGGCCTGGGGCCCGGCGTCACCTGGAACCGGCCGGACATGAAGGTCTTCGAGTGGGAGTTCGTCGCCGCCACGCGCGCGGTGGTCATCCTCCACTACCAGGCGCAGGGCATCTCCAAGGACGAGATCGTGGTGAGCGTCAACGGCGTGGACGTGGGCAAGGTGCCCCCGGACACGCTGGCCAGCCAGGAGCGCTCGCTGGAGCTGATGATCCCGCCCCAGCACCTGCGCAAGGGCGAGCCCAACCGCATCATCTTCGACAACACCCGCAACCCGCCCGGCGAGGACCCCTGGCGCGTCTGGAACGTCTGGGTGGAGCGCGCCCTGCTGCCGGAGCAGCTCTCCACGGTGCAGCTGGTGCAGATGGCCAGCGAGTCCTACAAGAAGGGCCGCAAGAAGTTCGAGACGCCGGACATCGGCGCGGGCAACCGCTACGAGGCGTGGAAGTCCTTCCGCGAGGCGTGGCTGATGCTGGAGGCCCACCCGGACCCCAAGCCGGACCTCTACTTCGAGGCCCAGGAGCGCATGAAGGCCGCCCAGCAGGAGCTGGACCGGACGTGCTCCAAGCTGCTGCTGGAGGTGGAGGGCTACTACAACCAGAGCCAGTACAAGCAGGCCGCCGCCACCCTGAACCACATGCGCGAGTACTTCCCCGAGTACGACCAGCCGTGCGCCACGCGCGCGGAGAACAAGCGCACCGAGTACGGCCTGTAG
- the hflX gene encoding GTPase HflX translates to MKEIFGNTLGLKSSEQQRLRNTFRRRVDPREIVSAELARHLTELSHELNRQVGVLINRKGDIEHVVVGNAHKLELPDIGRARAGQIRLRGLRLVHTHLKSEPLTKDDLTDLALLRLDCVAAVGVGQEGLPGVLHYAHLVPENGTGEFWQVATLPSVHVEQPDLLATLDALEEEFNRKAAARTVSGRERAILVAVCLDGNRARAESSLEELKELARTAGVEVMDSVLQVRREADPRYLIGRGKLDDLNLRSMQSMVDLLIFDKDLTPSQGRHIGDATSLKVLDRTQLILDIFAQRAQTAEGKLQVELAQQKYRLPRLVQGDDSLSRLMGGGVGGRGPGETKLEIDRRRVRERITNLEKRIDLISRERSVRRAQRNRREVPVISIVGYTNAGKSTLLNAITNAKVLAEDKLFATLDPTSRRLNFPRDREVIITDTVGFIRDLPKDLVAAFRATLEELYDASLLLHVVDANDPARDDQVEAVETILNSLGLMEKPRLMVWNKADLLAPEEVETLLRSQGGVAISAAKREGLATLLAKADTTLFAEGASESMGVVQAPGV, encoded by the coding sequence TTGAAGGAAATCTTCGGCAATACCCTGGGTCTGAAGTCGAGCGAGCAGCAGCGGCTGCGCAACACCTTCCGCCGCCGGGTGGATCCGCGCGAAATCGTCTCCGCGGAGCTTGCCCGCCACCTCACCGAGCTGTCGCACGAGCTTAACCGGCAGGTGGGCGTCCTCATCAACCGCAAGGGCGACATCGAGCACGTCGTGGTGGGCAACGCGCACAAGCTGGAGCTGCCGGACATCGGCCGTGCGCGCGCCGGTCAGATCCGCCTTCGTGGCCTGCGGCTGGTCCACACGCACCTGAAGAGCGAACCCCTGACGAAGGACGACCTCACGGACCTGGCGCTGCTGCGCCTGGACTGCGTGGCCGCCGTGGGCGTGGGCCAGGAAGGCCTGCCTGGGGTGCTGCACTACGCCCACCTGGTGCCGGAGAACGGCACCGGCGAGTTCTGGCAGGTGGCCACGCTGCCCAGCGTGCACGTCGAGCAGCCGGACCTGCTGGCGACGCTGGACGCGCTGGAGGAGGAGTTCAACCGCAAGGCGGCCGCGCGCACGGTGTCCGGCCGCGAGCGCGCCATCCTCGTGGCGGTGTGCCTGGACGGCAACCGCGCGCGGGCGGAGTCCTCGCTGGAGGAGTTGAAGGAGCTGGCGCGCACCGCGGGCGTGGAGGTGATGGACAGCGTGCTCCAGGTGCGGCGGGAAGCGGATCCTCGCTACCTGATTGGCCGGGGCAAGCTGGACGACCTGAACCTGCGCTCCATGCAGTCCATGGTGGACCTGCTCATCTTCGACAAGGACCTCACCCCGTCGCAGGGGCGCCACATCGGTGACGCGACCAGCCTCAAGGTGTTGGACCGCACGCAGCTCATCCTGGACATCTTCGCCCAGCGCGCGCAGACGGCGGAGGGCAAGCTCCAGGTGGAGCTGGCGCAGCAGAAGTACCGGCTGCCCCGGCTGGTGCAGGGCGACGACTCGCTCAGCCGGCTCATGGGTGGTGGCGTGGGCGGACGCGGCCCCGGCGAGACGAAGCTGGAGATCGACCGTCGCCGCGTGCGCGAGCGCATCACGAATCTGGAGAAGCGCATCGACCTCATCAGCCGCGAGCGCAGCGTCCGGCGGGCCCAGCGCAACCGGCGCGAGGTGCCGGTCATCTCCATCGTGGGCTACACCAACGCGGGCAAGTCCACGCTGCTCAACGCCATCACCAACGCGAAGGTGCTGGCGGAGGACAAGCTGTTCGCCACGTTGGACCCCACGAGCCGCCGGCTGAACTTCCCCCGCGACCGCGAGGTCATCATCACCGACACGGTGGGCTTCATCCGGGACCTGCCCAAGGACCTGGTCGCCGCCTTCCGCGCCACGCTGGAGGAGCTGTACGACGCAAGCCTCCTGCTGCACGTCGTGGACGCGAACGACCCCGCCCGGGATGATCAGGTGGAGGCGGTGGAGACCATCCTCAACTCGCTGGGCCTGATGGAGAAGCCTCGCCTGATGGTGTGGAACAAGGCGGACCTGCTGGCGCCGGAGGAGGTGGAGACGCTGCTGCGCTCCCAGGGCGGCGTGGCCATCAGCGCTGCGAAGCGCGAGGGCCTGGCGACGCTGCTCGCCAAGGCGGACACCACCCTGTTCGCCGAGGGGGCGTCCGAGTCCATGGGCGTCGTCCAGGCGCCCGGGGTGTAG
- a CDS encoding helix-turn-helix transcriptional regulator, whose translation MDRTERILDLVALLLDAREPISWAELREHFPADYGGSDDAAERKFERDKAELVELGFPLSYVQGDDERRDGYLVDRNVYYLPEADLTKEELAVLYAAGSAALASGAFPGRDDLAHALRKIGFFAGESLPTPRVRMELGTGQEGQEKEVSARLETLWEACSAHKWVQLTYGSPKQVGVTERRVDPYGLALRRGVWTLVGYCHLRQGLRTFHVHRIRELKANTARPRTPDFEVPADFSLDAHVAYFPWQYRFHEPMEVTLLLTGPLASRAGSLFPGAALEPVGEGVTRARFPVTFVDGLARFVLSLGADCRVEGPPEARERLERMAARILEKHALVEGPRVSA comes from the coding sequence ATGGACCGCACGGAACGCATCCTTGATCTCGTGGCACTGCTGCTCGACGCGCGGGAACCCATCTCGTGGGCGGAGCTGCGCGAGCACTTCCCCGCCGACTACGGCGGTTCGGATGACGCCGCGGAGCGCAAGTTCGAGCGCGACAAGGCGGAGCTCGTCGAGCTGGGCTTCCCCCTGAGCTACGTGCAGGGCGACGACGAGCGGCGCGACGGCTACCTCGTCGACCGGAACGTCTACTACCTGCCGGAGGCGGACCTCACGAAGGAGGAGCTGGCCGTGCTCTACGCCGCCGGCTCCGCCGCGCTGGCGTCCGGGGCCTTCCCGGGCCGGGACGACCTGGCGCACGCGCTGCGCAAGATCGGCTTCTTCGCCGGCGAATCCCTGCCCACCCCGCGCGTGCGCATGGAGCTGGGCACCGGCCAGGAGGGCCAGGAGAAGGAGGTCTCCGCCCGGCTGGAGACGCTCTGGGAGGCGTGCTCCGCGCACAAGTGGGTGCAGCTGACCTACGGCAGCCCCAAGCAGGTGGGGGTGACGGAGCGGCGCGTGGACCCGTATGGGCTCGCGCTCCGTCGCGGCGTGTGGACGCTGGTGGGCTACTGCCATCTGCGCCAGGGCCTGCGCACCTTCCACGTCCACCGCATCCGCGAGCTGAAGGCGAACACCGCCCGGCCGCGCACCCCGGACTTCGAGGTTCCCGCTGACTTCTCGCTGGACGCGCACGTGGCCTACTTCCCGTGGCAGTACCGCTTCCATGAGCCCATGGAGGTGACGCTGCTGCTGACGGGGCCGCTGGCCTCGCGCGCGGGCTCGCTGTTCCCCGGCGCGGCGCTGGAGCCGGTGGGGGAGGGCGTGACGCGCGCCCGCTTCCCGGTGACGTTCGTGGACGGGCTGGCGCGGTTCGTCCTGTCGCTCGGCGCGGACTGCCGCGTGGAGGGACCTCCGGAGGCGCGCGAGCGGCTGGAGCGGATGGCGGCGCGCATCCTGGAGAAGCACGCGTTGGTGGAAGGCCCCCGGGTGAGCGCATGA
- the proB gene encoding glutamate 5-kinase, protein MRGARRVVVKIGTNALTSATGRFNRAHFQALGEDLLWAARGRELVVVSSGAIALGMERLGLPARPRDIPGKQACAAVGQSRLMQAYEEAFGHAARAVAQVLLTHEDVQERRRYLNVKHTLDRLLAAGVVPVINENDTVSVDELKFGDNDTLASLVAGVVEADALVLLSDVEGLYTADPRRDAEARLMSTVPGVTPEVLALAGDATSAVGTGGMASKVRAAARAAELGIPCVITSGAVPGRLRGVLEGEPVGTLFEPAGSRRSARTAWIAHALRPRGRLVVDAGAREAIVTGKRSLLPSGVKGVEGEFSRGDPVDLADAAGTVFARGLSTYDASDLRRIAGRRSADIEGVLGYRYLDEAVHRDDLAVL, encoded by the coding sequence CTGCGCGGGGCCCGCCGCGTGGTGGTGAAGATTGGGACCAACGCGCTGACCAGCGCCACCGGCCGCTTCAACCGCGCCCACTTCCAGGCCCTGGGAGAGGACCTGCTGTGGGCCGCCCGGGGGAGGGAGCTGGTGGTGGTGTCCAGCGGCGCCATCGCGCTGGGCATGGAGCGGCTGGGGCTGCCCGCGCGGCCCCGGGACATCCCAGGCAAGCAGGCGTGCGCGGCGGTGGGGCAGAGCCGCCTGATGCAGGCGTACGAGGAGGCCTTCGGCCACGCGGCCCGCGCCGTGGCGCAGGTGCTGCTCACCCATGAGGACGTGCAGGAGCGGCGGCGCTACCTCAACGTCAAGCACACCCTGGACCGGCTGCTGGCAGCGGGCGTGGTGCCGGTCATCAACGAGAACGACACCGTGTCGGTGGACGAGCTCAAGTTCGGCGACAACGACACCCTGGCGAGCCTGGTGGCCGGCGTGGTGGAGGCCGACGCGCTGGTGCTGCTGTCCGACGTGGAGGGCCTGTACACCGCCGACCCCCGCCGCGACGCCGAGGCGCGGCTGATGTCCACCGTGCCGGGCGTCACGCCGGAGGTCCTGGCGCTCGCCGGGGACGCCACCAGCGCCGTGGGCACCGGAGGCATGGCGTCCAAGGTCCGCGCCGCCGCGCGCGCCGCGGAGCTGGGCATCCCGTGCGTCATCACCTCCGGCGCGGTGCCCGGCCGGCTGCGCGGCGTGCTGGAGGGCGAGCCCGTGGGCACGCTCTTCGAGCCCGCGGGCAGCCGCCGCAGCGCGCGCACCGCGTGGATCGCCCACGCCCTCAGGCCCCGGGGCCGGCTGGTGGTGGACGCGGGGGCCCGGGAAGCCATCGTCACCGGCAAGCGCAGCCTGCTGCCCAGCGGCGTGAAGGGCGTGGAGGGGGAGTTCAGCCGGGGCGACCCCGTGGACCTGGCGGATGCGGCCGGGACGGTGTTCGCCCGGGGGCTCTCCACCTACGACGCCAGCGACCTGCGGCGCATCGCCGGACGGCGCAGCGCGGACATCGAAGGGGTGCTGGGCTACCGCTACCTGGACGAAGCGGTGCACCGCGACGATCTGGCGGTGCTGTAG
- a CDS encoding helix-turn-helix transcriptional regulator encodes MSNVHERLRRLLFLVPYVSKHPGVTVEALAKALTISREDLLEELDLLTCVGRPPFNPDDYIDIYVDNDRVYVDLDQRLYAPPRLTAGEAAALAAAAELLRPATGDALQSALTKLENIIPPAARERFRDMYRKIDATGEAPLALGPLTRAILERLEVTFAYASPGRPSEPRRVRPYELLSNRGQWYLQGFCHTRQDARLFRLDRMEDLGVTSTGFQPPADARADVPNPARGASEASVRVRFSPTAAPYVKERFGQDARPLADGGVEVRVAGDSERWLTQWVLSFGGEAEVLEPASARAAVARAVHASIGS; translated from the coding sequence ATGAGCAACGTCCACGAGCGGCTGCGCCGCCTGCTGTTCCTCGTCCCCTACGTCTCCAAGCACCCGGGCGTCACGGTGGAGGCCCTGGCCAAGGCGCTCACCATCAGCCGCGAGGACCTGCTGGAGGAGCTGGACCTGCTCACGTGCGTGGGCCGGCCGCCCTTCAACCCGGACGACTACATCGACATCTACGTGGACAACGACCGCGTCTACGTGGACCTGGATCAGCGCCTGTACGCGCCGCCCCGGCTGACGGCGGGCGAGGCCGCGGCCCTGGCCGCCGCGGCGGAGCTGCTGCGCCCGGCCACCGGGGATGCGCTCCAGAGCGCCCTGACGAAGCTGGAGAACATCATCCCGCCCGCCGCGCGCGAGCGCTTCCGGGACATGTACCGGAAGATCGACGCCACGGGCGAGGCGCCCCTGGCGCTGGGGCCGCTCACCCGGGCCATCCTGGAGCGGCTGGAGGTGACGTTCGCCTACGCCAGCCCCGGCCGCCCGTCCGAGCCGCGCCGGGTGCGCCCCTACGAGCTGCTCAGCAACCGGGGCCAGTGGTACCTCCAGGGCTTCTGCCACACCCGCCAGGACGCCCGCCTGTTCCGGCTGGACCGGATGGAGGACCTGGGCGTCACCAGCACCGGCTTCCAGCCCCCGGCGGATGCCCGCGCGGACGTGCCCAACCCGGCGCGCGGCGCGAGCGAGGCCTCCGTGCGGGTGCGCTTCTCGCCCACGGCCGCACCCTACGTGAAGGAGCGCTTCGGGCAGGACGCCCGCCCGCTCGCTGACGGAGGGGTGGAGGTGCGCGTGGCCGGAGACAGTGAGCGCTGGCTCACCCAGTGGGTGCTATCCTTCGGCGGCGAGGCGGAGGTGCTGGAGCCGGCGAGCGCTCGCGCCGCCGTTGCCCGAGCCGTGCATGCCTCGATAGGCTCCTAG